The following are from one region of the Stanieria cyanosphaera PCC 7437 genome:
- a CDS encoding GntR family transcriptional regulator, whose translation MLNIQIKSDSDIPASKQLFDQIQFAIASGQYLAGHRLPSTRQLAMITGLHRNTISKVYQQLEEVGLVESIAGSGIYVKADGNERGTELNSAEIVQNNIIKDSIDELLALGCTLNQIQDLFVAELEWRSRCLQQLVVTVPTRDLNAGELMRQALEQSLGIAVKLVPLHDLLTLITETNFGTVITSRYFIREVLEVVPPRTFRVLTVDIYDYAKELEIVKSLPPQACLGIVSLSEGTLKIAQSIVSSQRGEDVLVLTAPINDSKRIKALIHSAHKIISDPASYSAIKAAIVAARDDLIRFPEVICSENYIAEKSINLLKKELGLSGEK comes from the coding sequence ATGTTAAATATCCAAATAAAATCAGATAGCGACATTCCTGCTTCTAAACAACTATTCGATCAAATTCAATTTGCGATCGCGTCTGGACAATATTTAGCTGGTCATCGTCTACCCAGTACCAGACAGTTAGCCATGATTACAGGATTGCATCGCAATACCATTAGTAAAGTGTATCAACAATTAGAGGAAGTAGGATTAGTAGAATCGATCGCAGGATCTGGTATTTATGTTAAAGCAGACGGAAATGAAAGGGGAACTGAGTTAAATTCTGCAGAAATTGTTCAAAATAATATTATTAAAGATAGTATTGACGAATTACTCGCTCTTGGTTGCACTCTTAATCAGATTCAAGATTTATTTGTCGCCGAATTAGAATGGCGATCGCGTTGTCTTCAACAATTAGTAGTCACCGTACCAACTAGAGATTTAAACGCAGGGGAATTGATGCGCCAAGCATTGGAACAATCTTTGGGTATTGCTGTTAAGTTAGTACCTTTGCATGATTTACTAACACTAATTACTGAAACTAATTTTGGTACAGTTATAACTAGTCGTTATTTTATTCGAGAAGTTTTAGAAGTAGTTCCCCCCAGAACTTTCCGAGTCTTGACAGTTGATATTTATGACTATGCGAAGGAATTGGAAATAGTTAAAAGCTTACCGCCTCAAGCTTGTTTAGGTATTGTCAGTTTGAGTGAAGGCACGTTAAAAATAGCGCAAAGTATTGTTAGTAGTCAAAGAGGAGAAGATGTTTTAGTTTTGACTGCACCAATTAATGACTCTAAACGAATTAAAGCTTTGATTCATTCGGCTCATAAAATCATCAGCGATCCAGCTAGTTATTCGGCAATTAAAGCTGCGATCGTAGCAGCTAGGGATGACTTGATTCGCTTCCCAGAAGTGATCTGTAGTGAAAATTATATTGCAGAAAAATCAATTAATTTGCTTAAAAAAGAATTAGGATTATCGGGTGAAAAGTAA
- a CDS encoding EVE domain-containing protein, protein MNYWLFQANPNYYRLLDAIKELKEMPWLVTRYAKEIAVGDGVLVWMSGENAGVYAIAEVIEPPQILKEISDLDYWIDANKFKKNRLHVKIRLIRKLIGQPLRRFELKYDRTLQNLLVIRAPNSTNFKVTPQEWERVYQLKG, encoded by the coding sequence ATGAATTACTGGTTATTTCAAGCAAATCCCAACTATTACCGACTTCTTGATGCAATTAAAGAACTAAAAGAAATGCCGTGGTTGGTTACGCGCTACGCCAAAGAGATAGCTGTAGGAGATGGAGTATTAGTATGGATGTCGGGAGAAAATGCAGGAGTATACGCGATCGCAGAAGTAATTGAACCACCTCAAATTTTAAAAGAAATTTCCGATCTTGATTATTGGATCGATGCCAATAAGTTCAAGAAAAATAGATTACACGTAAAAATCCGTTTGATTCGGAAACTGATCGGACAACCTCTACGTCGATTTGAACTAAAATATGACCGTACTCTGCAAAATTTACTTGTAATTCGCGCTCCCAATAGTACTAATTTTAAGGTTACTCCTCAAGAATGGGAAAGAGTTTATCAATTAAAAGGATAG
- a CDS encoding vWA domain-containing protein translates to MKVNYSLSQTVVAVNQPTTVDLILNFQGVETNQSNSRRPLNLSLVLDRSGSMGGDPLRYAISAAQQLVEYLTPEDYLSVVVYDDTSQTILSPQPVENKAKIQAAIGKIYAGGLTNLSDGWLKGFDYVKSQQSKERINRVLLLTDGQANVGISDPQALIKIAKEKAKEEIITTTLGFGNHFNEDLLIGIADAAGGNFYFIQSPKEAVDVFRIEMESLVSVVGQNLTVTLQPETGISITEVLNNYRYLLNGEDIEVLLGDVYQIESKPLAVQFALPAIPKTGKTNLATISYTYQTIVDGKIDRFTEYLPISITVASTDEASQVEPDSAVIQQASQLRIAKKKDEAVTLADKGDYQQAAEILRQTVAELKLKALQEYFEIAEEIEQLDYYAQNLAQKRFDIAIRKEMRDQSYQARKRDRDDLKLRGTTTGAANHLPTVTDPGEGILVKCGLAFSEARSDRINGKLRIRVISEGYNPDFNVQFPRSIRQEGVTYVVDQIEISANGTFYRAIGNIRRLLKPGENITPASTSKPKNLQKAKTKGTAADLETIDTVGDGVLVQCIKEKSKLRARVVSDGYNPDWNMRFPREIREEGMLYVVDEVQESSQGSYYVAYGKIKRLVQ, encoded by the coding sequence ATGAAAGTTAATTACTCCTTGAGTCAAACTGTTGTTGCTGTTAATCAACCTACTACTGTTGATTTAATTTTAAATTTTCAAGGAGTTGAGACTAATCAATCTAACTCTCGTCGTCCGCTTAATCTGAGTTTAGTTTTAGATCGTTCGGGTTCGATGGGTGGAGATCCGCTTCGCTATGCCATTAGTGCAGCGCAACAGTTGGTAGAGTATTTAACACCAGAAGATTATCTTTCGGTAGTAGTTTATGATGATACTTCTCAAACAATTCTTTCTCCCCAACCTGTAGAAAATAAAGCCAAAATTCAAGCAGCTATTGGCAAAATCTATGCGGGTGGGTTGACTAATTTAAGTGATGGTTGGTTAAAAGGTTTTGATTATGTCAAATCGCAACAAAGTAAAGAAAGAATTAATCGAGTTTTGTTATTAACTGACGGACAAGCAAACGTTGGTATCAGCGATCCGCAAGCTTTGATTAAAATAGCCAAAGAAAAAGCCAAAGAAGAAATTATTACTACTACACTAGGTTTTGGTAATCATTTTAATGAAGACTTGTTGATTGGTATTGCCGATGCAGCAGGAGGCAACTTTTACTTTATTCAATCTCCCAAGGAAGCAGTCGATGTATTTCGCATCGAAATGGAAAGTTTAGTTTCAGTAGTTGGACAAAATCTCACTGTAACTTTACAACCAGAAACAGGAATTTCTATTACAGAAGTTTTAAATAATTATCGTTATTTACTTAATGGTGAAGATATAGAAGTTTTATTAGGAGATGTTTACCAGATTGAAAGTAAGCCTTTAGCAGTACAATTTGCTTTACCAGCGATTCCAAAAACAGGAAAAACCAACCTTGCTACCATCTCTTATACTTATCAAACCATAGTTGATGGCAAAATCGATCGCTTTACCGAATATCTACCCATTTCTATCACTGTCGCTTCCACAGACGAAGCTAGTCAAGTTGAACCAGATTCAGCCGTTATTCAACAAGCTAGTCAATTGCGAATTGCCAAAAAGAAAGACGAAGCAGTAACCTTAGCTGACAAAGGAGATTATCAACAAGCAGCCGAAATTCTCCGTCAGACTGTAGCCGAATTAAAATTAAAAGCTTTACAAGAATACTTTGAAATTGCCGAAGAAATCGAACAATTAGATTACTATGCTCAAAATTTAGCACAAAAACGCTTCGATATAGCAATTCGCAAAGAAATGCGCGATCAATCCTATCAAGCCAGAAAACGCGACCGCGATGATTTAAAATTAAGAGGTACTACTACAGGTGCAGCTAATCATTTACCCACTGTTACCGATCCTGGAGAAGGTATTTTAGTCAAATGCGGTCTCGCTTTCAGCGAGGCGCGGAGCGATCGCATTAATGGTAAATTACGCATTCGTGTAATTTCTGAAGGTTATAATCCCGATTTTAATGTGCAGTTTCCTCGTAGTATTCGTCAAGAAGGTGTTACCTACGTTGTCGATCAAATCGAAATTTCAGCCAATGGTACTTTTTATCGCGCTATTGGAAATATTCGCCGTCTCCTTAAACCAGGTGAAAACATTACTCCTGCAAGCACTTCTAAACCCAAGAATTTACAAAAAGCCAAAACCAAAGGTACTGCTGCTGACTTAGAAACTATTGATACTGTTGGTGATGGAGTTTTAGTTCAATGTATCAAAGAAAAAAGTAAATTAAGAGCCAGAGTTGTGTCTGATGGTTATAACCCCGATTGGAATATGCGTTTTCCTCGCGAAATTAGAGAAGAGGGAATGTTGTACGTAGTCGATGAAGTTCAAGAAAGTTCCCAAGGTAGTTATTATGTTGCCTATGGCAAGATTAAAAGATTAGTTCAGTAA
- a CDS encoding glycoside hydrolase family 9 protein produces MNNIATSNCMVKNINFEIVQDWNGGFKAQLDFSSKQAITKGWQLQFSAPFEIKEIYGAEVLESKNNQYTIGNVDWNEKVSANSTQQIIIIANDFGQPAQKATDFQLLLENQPIEPIPSEPQEPVTPEQPTIPDSEPQPSDNPNGTGQFRYGEALQKSFLFFEANRAGDLPNDKRIEWRSDSALSDGSDVGRDLTGGYYDAGDHVKFGLPMSANNTMLAWGGIEYESAYKQSGQWDELLEAVKWGTDYFLKAHVSEGGKTKELYVQVGDGHADHAYWGSPENMTMARPSFKIDAANPGSDAAAGTASALASASILFRGVDDAYADKLLDNAKQLFEFADTYRGKYSDSVPAANPFYTSFSGYSDELAEGAAWLYKASGEQKYLTRAEDIFDSEIGYPSDWTWMADNKSNSAAVILAQESSDPKYKQMVEGWLENWINGTGNVQYSQGGLAWRTRWGSLALSSATSYLAQLYNDTVKQDSRYTDFANNQIDYILGDNPRNASYMIGFGENYPQQPHHRAATGNAPYGQPSEHILFGALVGGPGSTNDFDYNDDRNDWVTNEVGTGYNAPLTSALIQQYNNFGGEPLSNAELDALPGIAIVDV; encoded by the coding sequence ATGAATAATATTGCTACAAGCAATTGTATGGTTAAAAATATTAATTTTGAAATAGTTCAAGACTGGAATGGTGGATTTAAAGCTCAATTAGATTTTAGTAGCAAACAAGCAATAACTAAAGGTTGGCAATTACAATTTTCAGCCCCCTTTGAAATCAAAGAAATCTATGGAGCAGAAGTATTAGAAAGCAAAAATAATCAATATACTATCGGCAATGTAGATTGGAATGAAAAAGTCTCTGCCAACTCCACACAACAAATTATTATCATTGCCAATGACTTCGGACAACCGGCTCAAAAAGCCACCGATTTTCAACTACTTCTAGAAAACCAACCCATTGAACCTATTCCTAGCGAACCACAAGAACCTGTTACTCCCGAACAACCTACTATTCCCGACTCTGAACCACAACCATCAGACAATCCTAATGGTACAGGTCAATTTAGATACGGAGAGGCTTTACAAAAATCATTCCTCTTCTTTGAAGCCAATCGTGCTGGAGATTTACCCAACGATAAACGTATTGAATGGCGAAGCGATTCAGCCCTCTCGGATGGCTCTGATGTAGGTCGAGATTTAACAGGAGGCTATTATGATGCAGGCGACCACGTCAAATTCGGCTTGCCTATGTCAGCCAACAACACAATGTTAGCTTGGGGTGGTATTGAATACGAATCAGCTTATAAACAAAGCGGACAATGGGACGAACTACTTGAGGCTGTCAAATGGGGAACGGATTATTTTCTTAAAGCTCATGTCTCTGAAGGAGGCAAAACTAAAGAGTTATATGTCCAAGTTGGAGATGGTCACGCGGATCATGCTTACTGGGGTTCTCCAGAAAATATGACCATGGCAAGACCCTCTTTTAAGATTGATGCAGCTAATCCAGGTAGCGATGCAGCAGCAGGAACAGCTTCTGCTTTAGCTTCGGCTTCAATTCTTTTTCGTGGAGTAGATGATGCTTATGCAGATAAACTATTAGATAACGCCAAACAGTTATTTGAGTTTGCAGATACTTATCGAGGTAAATATTCTGACTCAGTGCCTGCTGCTAATCCTTTTTATACTTCTTTTAGTGGTTATTCCGACGAACTAGCTGAAGGTGCAGCTTGGTTATACAAAGCTAGTGGAGAGCAAAAATATTTAACTCGCGCTGAAGACATTTTTGATTCGGAAATTGGCTATCCTTCTGACTGGACATGGATGGCAGACAACAAATCTAACTCAGCAGCGGTAATACTCGCTCAAGAGAGTAGCGACCCGAAATACAAACAGATGGTGGAAGGTTGGTTAGAAAATTGGATTAATGGAACAGGCAATGTTCAATATAGCCAAGGTGGTTTAGCTTGGCGGACTCGCTGGGGTTCGCTCGCACTTTCTTCGGCGACTTCATACTTAGCCCAATTGTATAATGATACGGTCAAACAAGACTCTCGTTATACAGATTTTGCTAACAATCAAATTGATTATATTTTGGGTGATAATCCCAGAAATGCCAGTTATATGATTGGTTTTGGCGAAAATTATCCTCAACAACCACACCATCGGGCAGCTACAGGAAATGCTCCTTATGGTCAACCCTCAGAACATATTTTGTTTGGTGCGTTGGTGGGAGGACCAGGTTCTACTAATGATTTTGATTATAATGATGACCGCAACGATTGGGTAACTAACGAAGTTGGTACTGGATATAATGCTCCACTTACTTCTGCTTTGATTCAGCAATATAACAATTTTGGTGGTGAGCCTTTATCTAATGCTGAACTTGATGCTTTGCCTGGCATTGCTATCGTTGACGTTTAA
- a CDS encoding PAS domain S-box protein, producing MSGESQFLSSFSLEELFDPHPLIVQPNQLLLDVIEQMQSEQTSSEFAHQAKGYVLVSDNTSLLGMVTEAELIKIIVCKKDWQDTTIAEVVLRPSIYVQQKDILEFHHLVDYFTRYQTCYLPIVDSSHQLVGVISQKKVLLATGIDITERKQAEARLESQHRQTQLLAEITRKIRQSLKLDEIMQTAVTEVQQLLACDRVLIFKLQSNHTAIAVSESVLPGLPSLWGWEISAPLLQDDYLNQYRRGEVLALTDLNQTNLSSEIKNLLAQFAIQAKLVVPILIQDQLKGLLIVHQCSRRDWQSWEIDLLKQIADQIGVALSQAQLLNNLEELVQERTFKLTEINQKLEQEIQKHQETETALRESQQKLAGILDIAEEAIIAIDQHQQIQIFNQGAEKIFGYTATEVLGEKLDILLPEAFRSIHCQHVTNFGNSETISRRMTERNTTVVGLRKNGTQFPAEASISKLRSYQRHDSEEAKSGLIFTVILQDITERQQAEAALRRSEEQLRLITNALPILIAYLDVEQRYCFNNRPHKDWFGRSCSQINGCHLQEVMGQTAYQQVRPYVEIVLSGQPVTFELELSCLGKSRWISANYIPDFNSSGNIKGFFSMVSDITERIAVERMKSEFVSVASHEMRTPLTSIHGVIRLLAAGRLGKLSPSAQNMIEIAAKNTNRLTRLIDDVLDLERMESGREIIEQKICNAAELIQQAIDTMTAMAKEYQITLSSQATDLQIWADSDKIMQTLTNLISNAIKFSRPHSQILITAEQQNSEVLFRISDRGRGIPADKLESIFERFQQVDASDSREKGGTGLGLAICRHIVQQHGGKIWVESILGEGSTFYFTLPANPTS from the coding sequence ATGTCTGGCGAAAGTCAATTTTTGTCTTCTTTTTCCCTTGAAGAATTATTTGATCCTCATCCTTTAATTGTTCAACCAAATCAATTACTCCTAGACGTAATTGAGCAAATGCAGAGTGAACAGACAAGTTCTGAATTCGCTCATCAAGCGAAAGGATATGTTTTAGTTAGTGACAATACAAGTCTGCTTGGCATGGTTACAGAAGCAGAGTTAATCAAAATTATAGTTTGCAAAAAAGACTGGCAAGATACTACGATCGCAGAAGTAGTCTTACGACCCTCAATTTATGTTCAACAAAAAGACATTTTGGAATTTCATCATCTGGTAGATTATTTTACTCGTTATCAAACTTGTTATTTACCCATTGTTGATTCTTCTCATCAGTTAGTCGGGGTCATCAGTCAAAAAAAAGTTTTACTCGCTACAGGAATAGATATTACCGAACGCAAACAAGCAGAAGCTAGATTAGAAAGTCAGCATCGCCAAACTCAATTGTTAGCTGAAATTACCCGTAAAATTCGACAATCTCTCAAGCTTGACGAGATTATGCAAACAGCAGTAACTGAAGTTCAACAATTACTAGCGTGCGATCGCGTTTTAATTTTTAAATTACAATCTAACCATACTGCTATTGCTGTGAGTGAGTCAGTTTTGCCTGGGTTACCTTCTCTTTGGGGTTGGGAAATTTCCGCTCCTCTTTTACAAGATGATTATTTAAACCAATATCGTCGAGGCGAAGTTCTGGCATTAACAGATTTGAATCAAACCAATCTCTCTTCAGAGATTAAAAATTTACTAGCACAGTTTGCGATTCAAGCTAAATTAGTGGTTCCAATCCTCATTCAAGACCAACTTAAAGGTTTATTAATTGTCCATCAATGCAGTCGTCGTGATTGGCAATCATGGGAAATTGATTTACTTAAACAAATAGCTGATCAAATTGGGGTAGCTTTATCTCAAGCACAACTTTTAAATAATTTAGAAGAATTGGTTCAAGAACGTACCTTTAAACTAACTGAAATTAATCAAAAACTAGAACAAGAAATTCAAAAACATCAAGAAACTGAAACTGCTCTTCGAGAAAGTCAACAAAAACTAGCAGGAATTTTAGATATTGCCGAAGAAGCTATTATTGCCATTGATCAACACCAACAAATTCAAATTTTTAATCAAGGTGCAGAAAAAATTTTTGGTTATACAGCTACAGAGGTTTTAGGAGAAAAACTTGATATTTTATTACCAGAAGCTTTTCGTTCTATTCACTGTCAACACGTCACAAATTTCGGTAATTCAGAAACTATTTCTCGTCGCATGACAGAGCGTAATACTACTGTAGTTGGGTTGCGGAAAAACGGTACTCAATTTCCTGCCGAAGCATCCATTTCTAAATTACGGTCTTATCAAAGGCATGATTCAGAGGAAGCAAAATCAGGATTGATTTTTACTGTAATTTTGCAAGATATTACCGAACGTCAACAAGCAGAAGCTGCCTTGCGTCGTAGTGAAGAACAACTCCGCCTCATTACCAATGCTTTACCCATTTTGATCGCTTATTTAGATGTTGAGCAACGTTACTGTTTTAACAATCGCCCTCATAAAGATTGGTTTGGTCGTTCTTGTAGTCAAATCAATGGCTGTCATCTTCAAGAAGTGATGGGACAAACTGCTTATCAACAAGTTCGTCCCTATGTGGAAATAGTTTTATCAGGACAACCAGTCACTTTTGAACTAGAACTATCTTGTTTGGGAAAATCTCGTTGGATTAGTGCCAATTATATTCCTGATTTTAATTCATCTGGAAATATTAAAGGGTTCTTCTCAATGGTTAGCGATATTACCGAAAGAATTGCTGTAGAACGCATGAAAAGTGAATTTGTTTCTGTTGCTAGCCACGAAATGAGGACTCCTCTAACTTCAATTCATGGTGTGATTAGACTTTTGGCTGCTGGTCGTTTGGGTAAGCTTTCGCCTTCTGCTCAAAATATGATCGAAATTGCTGCCAAAAATACCAATCGGTTGACTCGTTTAATCGATGATGTGCTTGATTTAGAACGAATGGAATCGGGTCGAGAAATAATCGAACAGAAAATTTGTAATGCAGCCGAATTAATTCAGCAGGCGATAGACACTATGACAGCAATGGCGAAAGAATATCAAATTACGTTGTCTTCCCAAGCCACTGATCTACAAATTTGGGCTGATTCAGACAAAATCATGCAAACTTTAACGAATTTAATCAGTAATGCTATTAAATTTTCTCGTCCCCACAGTCAGATTTTAATTACAGCAGAACAACAAAACAGTGAAGTTCTTTTTAGGATTAGCGATCGCGGTAGGGGCATTCCTGCTGATAAACTAGAAAGTATCTTTGAACGATTTCAACAAGTCGATGCTTCTGATTCTCGCGAAAAAGGCGGAACAGGATTGGGTTTAGCTATCTGTCGTCATATTGTTCAGCAACATGGAGGCAAAATTTGGGTTGAAAGCATCCTTGGTGAAGGTAGTACTTTTTATTTTACTTTGCCAGCTAATCCAACTTCATAA
- a CDS encoding NAD-dependent succinate-semialdehyde dehydrogenase encodes MAIATINPATGEKLKTFTALSDSQIEAKLTLAAEVFDDYRYQSMAQKSQWLNRAAELLEQDKLQFAKIMTIEMGKPMKGAIAEVEKCAWVCRFYAEKAEEFLANVAITSDATRSFVTYQPLGAILAVMPWNFPFWQVFRFAAPALMAGNVGILKHASNVPQCALAIEEIFQKAGFPNGVFQTFLIGADQVEKIINDNRVKAATLTGSEPAGMALAAAAGKQIKKTVLELGGSDPFIVLESANLEAAVATAVTARMLNSGQSCIAAKRFIVAESIYERFTTELVAKYKALKVGDPLQEDTDIGPLATPDILTELDQQVQETVRLGAKVLIGGKPADLLGNFYLPTILTEIPADSPGASEEFFGPVALLFRVKNIDEAIKLANHSAFGLGASAWTNESQECDRLVREIEAGALFINGLVKSDPRLPFGGIKRSGYGRELSSQGIHEFVNIKTVWIK; translated from the coding sequence ATGGCGATCGCAACAATTAATCCCGCTACTGGGGAAAAACTGAAAACTTTTACCGCTTTAAGTGATTCCCAAATCGAAGCTAAACTGACTCTGGCAGCAGAAGTCTTTGATGATTATCGTTATCAGTCGATGGCACAAAAAAGTCAGTGGTTAAATCGAGCAGCAGAGCTATTAGAACAAGATAAGCTTCAATTTGCCAAGATTATGACCATAGAAATGGGTAAACCAATGAAAGGTGCGATCGCAGAAGTGGAAAAATGTGCTTGGGTATGTCGTTTCTATGCTGAAAAAGCAGAGGAATTTTTAGCAAATGTGGCGATTACTAGCGATGCAACGCGTAGTTTTGTTACTTATCAACCTTTAGGCGCAATTTTGGCAGTAATGCCTTGGAATTTTCCCTTTTGGCAAGTTTTTCGCTTTGCAGCCCCTGCTTTAATGGCGGGAAATGTAGGAATTCTCAAACACGCTTCTAACGTACCTCAATGTGCCTTGGCGATTGAAGAAATATTTCAAAAAGCAGGATTTCCCAATGGTGTTTTTCAAACTTTTTTAATCGGTGCGGATCAAGTAGAAAAAATTATTAACGACAATCGTGTTAAGGCTGCTACTTTAACTGGTAGCGAACCAGCAGGAATGGCTTTGGCAGCAGCAGCAGGTAAACAAATTAAGAAAACCGTTTTAGAATTAGGTGGTAGTGACCCCTTTATTGTGCTGGAAAGTGCTAATTTAGAAGCAGCAGTAGCTACGGCTGTCACCGCCAGAATGCTTAATAGTGGTCAATCTTGTATTGCTGCCAAAAGATTTATTGTTGCAGAAAGTATTTATGAGCGTTTTACAACCGAATTAGTAGCTAAATATAAAGCTCTTAAAGTAGGCGATCCATTGCAAGAAGATACAGATATTGGCCCTTTGGCAACTCCCGATATTTTGACTGAACTAGATCAACAAGTTCAAGAAACAGTTCGTTTAGGAGCTAAAGTATTAATTGGAGGAAAACCCGCCGATTTGCTTGGAAATTTTTATTTACCAACAATTTTAACTGAAATTCCTGCTGATTCTCCAGGTGCAAGTGAAGAGTTTTTTGGCCCTGTTGCCTTGCTGTTTCGCGTCAAAAACATTGATGAAGCAATTAAACTAGCTAATCATAGTGCGTTTGGACTAGGAGCAAGTGCCTGGACTAACGAGTCTCAAGAATGCGACCGCTTGGTGCGAGAAATTGAAGCAGGAGCATTATTTATCAACGGTTTAGTCAAATCAGACCCTCGTTTACCTTTTGGCGGTATTAAACGTTCTGGTTATGGTAGAGAATTAAGTAGCCAAGGTATTCACGAATTTGTCAATATCAAAACAGTTTGGATTAAATAA